Sequence from the Candidatus Paceibacterota bacterium genome:
GATGATTTGCTGCGGGGATTATCACACAATAGCGATCCAAGGCGATCCCTCCAGGGTGGTGAGCCGCCTCCAGATTGAGCGCCAGCCAAAGGGAGTGCAGTTGTCGTTCCCAACCGTCGAAGGCCAGCGCCACGTGCTGGAATACTCGGATTCGGCCATCGGCAGCGGGTGGAAGTCGCTTGCGGTCGTCCCCGGCTATGGGCTCGGCGTGAGGCGAACCGTTGTGGACACGGCCATGAGTTCGAGCCGCCTGTATCGAACGAGGACGCTTGGCCGATAGAACGACCATGCGGCAACCGCGCCGGCTTCTGCGTAACTCGCGGAGGCCGGTGCTCCTTGTTTAGGCAGTATGTCTAAGCGGCGTCAGGTGCCGGTCAGGGCGCCGATAATGAGGAACGGGTCGGAGAGAGGAGCATTCGGCGATTGTTGAGAGAGGTCTTCCTAACAGGCGGACAAGCGGAGGAAGGGACGACGGCAGCGGGTGACGGCTTCGCGGGTGGCACCACACACCGCCGACCCAGTCGCGTTGAGGTCGCCGAGCAGGGAACGAATGGGGCGTGGCCTTTTCACCAGCGCAGCGCCGATTACGGGCGGGCGCGCAAACAGCAAATTCAGCTGCATTTGCCGTGAATCCTCGCTTCTGGTCGGTCTTCCGCTGGTGTTGTACCGGCGGGAATGTGGCGGGGACCCGGTGTGGTTCCCATGGGGGTCGGGCCCCATGGGAACCACACCGGGAAAACGCCGGGGTGACACCGTTGTAACACCGTGGCCGGACCGGCCCGTCTTCGGGCCGGCGGGGCAGGAGTAAGAGAGCGCGTTCCAAGGCCTTGCGCGGGCGCAGTCGCCCGGTATCATGGTTCCACGATGGATTGCCAAGCTTTGTATCGGAGTGAAGCCGTTGCGGTGGAGCAGTCCCGCCCCGGGCGTTGTGGTTCACTCCCTCTCACTTGCCCCCTGACATGAACACAGCAGCAGCTAAGAGGGCCAGACGGAGAAGACGGGCGCTGGCGCCGGGCATCGTGCCCGGTGGCTGGTGCAGCCGCTGTGCGTTGTGCGGTCCGGCGGGGGAATGCCTGGACGCGACGGGCCAGAAGAGCGGCCGCTGCGGGGATTGGGTGTGGTACGTGTTGAACGGCTACCAGTGGCGGCGACTCTGGGTCAAAGGGTTTGATCCCAAGACCGCCAGGCAAATGGCCTGGCGGGCGCGCCTGGCGGCCGCCTCGAAGGCCTACAACGAGCTGCTGACCGACGCAGAGCAGGATGCCTGTGTTGCCGCGGGCGCCAAACGGCGGACCCGGCCGCGGCTGGGTCAGTCAGGCCTGCAGACCGGGCAGCAATACTGGGTAGGCAAGGAACTTAAGGCGAAGCCGCCAGCGCTCGCCCGGCAAGCTCGGAAGCGCAAATTGTAACTGTCCCGGCAGGGACGTCTCGCCGGGGCGTCCGCCTGCCTGGCTAACCACTCAAGAACTATGCACTTCCAATCCTCCCGCCTCTCGCGACGCGGTTTCGTGGAACATTCCGCGCTGGCAGCCGGCTTCCTCGGCGCCGCCAGCCTGGTGCCCGCGAGCAGTCACGCCGCCGCCTCGGCGGTGGCCGCGGGCGCGCGCGTGAACGCCCGTCAGCATGGGGCAAAGGGCGACGGCGTGGCCGACGACTCGAAAGCGCTGCAAGCAGCCTTGAATGCATCGCAGAAGGACGGCCCGATCTGCTATGTGCCGCCCGGTCTCTACCGCTTGGAGGCGCCGCTGACCGTCCCGCCCGGCGTGACTTTGTTTGGCGCGTCGGGCGGCGTGCCCCACAGCGAACACCCCATCGGCACGGTTCTGCTGGCCGTTGCCGGGCGCGGCCAAGCCGACGGCGAGCCGCTAATTACGCTTAAGCCCAACGGCGTCGTGCGGAACCTCGTCATCCATTATCCCGAACAATCCCTCGCTGAGGTGGCGCCCTACCCGTGGTCAATCCGGGCCGATGGCGAGCTCTGCCAGATTCTGGACGTCACCCTCACCAATCCCTACCAGGCGATTGATGTCGGCAGCCGCTGGAACGAGCTGCACCTGGTCCGAAACGTGTTCGCCTGCCCGCTCAAGATCGGGGTCTATATTGATCAATGCACCGATATCGGGCGCATCGAAAATGTCCACTTCAACCCCAATTTCTGGACCCGCATGGCCCTGAACCCCAGGTTCGCCGGCGGCGACATCCAGGCGTACTTGGAGAAGAACCTTGTGGGCTTCAAGATCGGCAAGACCGACTGGGAGTTCATCAGCAACAGCTTCGTTATATTCCCCAGGATCGGCTTCCACTTTGACGACTTTGGCCACGGGCCCGGCAACGTCGTTGTTACTCAATCCGGCAGCGACATCTGCCCCGTTGCCGTGCGCGTGGATCGTTCGCAGCCGCACGCCGGTGTTCAATTCGCCAACGCGCAGTTCATGTCCACCATCGAAGTAGGTCCGCACAACCAGGGCCCGGTCAAACTCGCTAACTGCGGCTTCTGGGGCACGGCCGCAACCCGGGAGCATGTCCGCCTTGCGGGCGACAGTTCGCTGGTGCTCACCGCCTGCCACTTCAACGGCTGGGACCAGCCGGGCAAGGGCGACCCCTGCATCCGGGCCAGTGGCGGGCGGTTGGTTGTCAACGGTTGTGAGTTCGTGGATCAGGGCAAGCGCGCCGTGGTGCTGGAGAAGGGCCTGAAAGCGGCGACTATCTTCGGCTGCACCTTGCGCGGGCCGCAAGCAATCACGGACCAGTCCGGCGCCGACGTGCAAATCGGCCTGAACACCAGCCACTAACCTGAAACCGCGGGAGAGGGGTGTCCGTCAAATCGGCGCAGCCCCGGGACTGTCCACCGGCACCTCCGCTAAGGTCTCAGGAGTTCCCTCCCCTGCTACCGCAAACACTTGCCAAGGTTCGCGGGGGTCTGGTTCAATTGCCGCCAGGATCGTGCGATGGTCGGACACGGCAAACACGCGGACTGTAACCTCTGCGCGTCTGAGACGCGGGAGGCTCGGCAGTTTGAGCAAGGGCCTGTTTCTGTAAGTATGTTATGAAAAAGAAATCTCTGGGCAGTTCTGGTTTGACCGCTTCCATTGTAGGCCTTGGGGCCTGGGTGCTGGGCGGCGGGCAAACATGGGGAAAGGACACCGATGATGCGGAGTCGGTGCGCACCATCCAGGCGGCGCTGGACCTGGGCATCAATCTCATTGATACGGCTCCCGGCTATGGGTGGGGCCGCAGCGAGCGGGTCGTGGGGCGAGCGCTGAAAGGCCGGCGGGATAAGGCGATTGTCGCCACGAAATGCGGCATGTGGTGGGAAGACACACGCGGCAGCTTCTTTGCCGAGATGGACGGCCGGAAAGTCAACCGGAGCCTGCGGCCCGATACCATCCGCATCGAAATCGAGAACAGCCTGCGGCGACTGGACACCGACTGCATTGACCTTTACCAGACGCATTGGCCAAGCGTGCCCCCTGACTTCACCCCCATCGCCGACACGATGGCCGTGCTGCTGAAGCTCAAGGAACAAGGCAAGATCCGCGCCATTGGGGTTTCCAACGTTTCATTGGACGAACTGCGGGAGAACGTGCGGTGCGGCGCCATCGCGAGCGACCAGTTCCGCTACTCGATGCTGCACCGCGAAGCCGAGCGGGACATTCTGCCGTATTGCGCGCAAAACCACATCGGCACGCTGACCTACATGTCCCTCGAACAGGGTCTGCTCACCGGCAAGATCGGCATGGATCGCCAGTTTGCCCCCGGGGAATTCCGCAGCAACACCGCCTGGAATGATTGGCTCATCCCGGCCAACCGCCAACGCGTAATTGCTTTGCTGGCCTCCTGGGAGGACCTGACCACCAAGTACCGTTGCACCCTCTCCCAACTCGTCATCGCATGGACGGCCGCGCAACCGGGGGTCACCCACGTGCTGGCCGGGGCTCGCAATCCTGCGCAACTGGAAGAAAACGCCAAAGCGGGCGAGTTGGACCTCGAGCCGGCCGACCTCCTTCGTATTCGCAACGACGTGATGGCACTCGGTGAGCCGGTCAAGGCCTAGGGGTCCCGGAAGGTTCAGCTCCGCCTGGGCAGTTTCTCAACCATGACCACCAAGCGTCTCAAGACCACGCTGGTCTGGGTCCTGGCACTGCAGCTGGTTACAGCCGTTGGGGCAAACGAATCGCGCAATGATGCGACGAACGCGCCAGCAGCGAAGGCTGGCCGCGTTTCCCTGGCAATCAACGGAAAGACCATCCTGCCGGCACCGGGTTCGGTCGCGGGGGTTTGGTTCTATACGGACCGCGAGAATGGCACCCAAGTGCTCCTCACCGGCCACGCCTCCGTGCCCGACTCCTGGCGGCTGACGGCGGCGCTGGACACAGGCGACGAGGTGCGGTTGTCCCTGATCAGCAATGGAGTAGAGCGAATCACCTTTCGAGCTGAGCCGTTATCTGCCGAAGTCTTGCATTGCGGGGCAAAGACCAACGCGCTGGTCATCAAAGCTGTCTCTGGCCCAGGGGCGGTGCGCCTCTCACAGTTCGCGTTTCAGGACGGCCCGGCAAGCTTCGCCCCTGAACGCCGACCTTTCTCGCGTGACCCGATCATGTCCTCCCCGGACCCGCACCCGGCCATCGCTGAAGCCCTGGTGGAGTGGGACTGGCGGATGCAGGACGGGATTCAAACCCCCCGCGAGCCGAGAAGTTACCGGCAGGCAATTGAGAAAGTGGTGCGTCAGACCGACGCCCTCATCGCTGAGCGGTCAGCGAACAGGACTCTCAGCCCGGCTATGGAGTCCGCGTGGAAGGCCTTGCGCTCGGCCGCGCTGCCGCCGGCTGACGATACCTCCGCCGGGGAGACTCGCTGGCTCGAAGTCCATCGCCTGCGCCGACAACTCATTCTGGCCAACCCCCTTTTCCAATTCTCGTCGCTCCTGTTTGTGAAACATGTTCCGTCCATCATGAGTCATCAGCTTACCCAGTTTTATGGGTACTGCGCCCGTCCGGGCGGGGGCTTGTTCGTTCTGAAGGACCCCGGGGCCGGCATGCGCACGCGCAACCTCACACCTGCCGCCCTCCCGCCGGGCAATTTCATGACCCCGGAGCTTGCCTGCGATGCGGGAAAAGTTCTCTTCGCGTATTGTCCGGTGAAGGAAGCGCCCGCTGCCTGGGAATTCAATGACCAAACCAGGCATTTGCGGTATCACATCCACGAGCTTTCGCTGAACTCCGGAGAGGTCCGGGTGTTGACCCGGGGTGACACTGACAATTTCTCACCCGTGATCTTGCCCGCCGGTGATGTGCTTTTTCTCTCGACCCGGCGCGGCGGCTACCACCGGTGCGGACGAGGGCCATGCTTTGTTTACACCCTCGCGCGCATGGGCGCGGACGGCCAGAACGCGCGGAGCATTTCCTTTCACGAGACGCAGGAATGGGACCCATCGCTGCTGAACGACGGCCGGGTCGTTTACACGCGTTGGGATTACGTGGACCGCAACGCGGTGCATTACCAGCAGCTCTGGTCGGCGCTTCCCGACGGCACCAACGTCCGCATTTACTACGGAAACAACACCTGGAACCCCACTGGGATCTGGGAGGCGCGCGCCATCCCGGGCAGCTCGCGGATCATGGCAACGGCGGCCCCGCACCATGGCATGAGCGCTGGTTCCATCATCCTGCTGGACACGACGCGGGGTGTTGACGGCAAGGAACCGCTCACTCGCCTGACCCCGAATGTGCGGTTTCCCGAATCCGAATTTCCGTTGGCGGCCGGGCTCGGCGCAACCGCCTGCGACTTTGACACCCCGATCAAGGGGCACTGGACAACCGCGTTGTTGGAACCCTGGAGAGAGCAAAGCGTCCCGGAAGAGGAAAGACGCTGGCCAGGTCATTGCTACAAATCACCCTGGCCGCTCTCCGAGAAGTTCTTCGTGGTATCCTACAGCTTCGACCAACTGGTGGGCGAGCTGGGGGCGAATATTCCGAACATGTTCGGCCTGTACTTTGCCGATGCGTTCGGCAATAAGGAGCTGGTCTATCGCGATCCCGCGATATCCAGTCTTTGGGCCCGCCCGCTATCCACGCGCACTCCGCCACCCGAAGTGCCGGCTATCAACCCGCAGCTTTCAACGCTCAACCATCTGGCCGCGGGGAGTGGGACGTTCTTCCTGAGCGACGTCAAGCAGAGCTGGCCCCGTCTGCCTGACGACTTGCCCGTCACGCATCTGCGCATCATCCAGGTGTTGCTGAAGACCACCCCCAACGCCGACTCGCCGAGAGTCGGCGCCGCGTTTGCCGCGCCGGGCAAGCAAGTGCTGGGGACGGTGCCGGTGGAGGCCGACGGATCGGCGTTGTTTGAGGTGCCAGCCCGGACTCCCGTAATGTTCCAGGCGCTCAATGCCCAGGGCCGCGCAGTGCAGACGATGCGCAGCCTAGTCTATTTGCAGCCCGGCGAGTATCAGAGCTGCATCGGGTGCCACGAACATCGAACGAAATCCGCCTCCGCTGCCGCGCCCGCGCAGGCCCTTGGGCGCACTCCCTCCAGGATCAAACCCGGGCCGGACGGTTCGCGCCCCTTCAGCTATCCGCGCCTGGTTCAGCCGGTCGTGGATCGGCATTGCGTCCGGTGTCATGATGGCAAAGAGTCCGGGCGACCGGTCTTGACGAGCGAACCGGAAGGGGATTTCACAAAATCCTATAATGCCCTGGTCACCCGCGTTTCTTAC
This genomic interval carries:
- a CDS encoding glycosyl hydrolase family 28-related protein; translation: MHFQSSRLSRRGFVEHSALAAGFLGAASLVPASSHAAASAVAAGARVNARQHGAKGDGVADDSKALQAALNASQKDGPICYVPPGLYRLEAPLTVPPGVTLFGASGGVPHSEHPIGTVLLAVAGRGQADGEPLITLKPNGVVRNLVIHYPEQSLAEVAPYPWSIRADGELCQILDVTLTNPYQAIDVGSRWNELHLVRNVFACPLKIGVYIDQCTDIGRIENVHFNPNFWTRMALNPRFAGGDIQAYLEKNLVGFKIGKTDWEFISNSFVIFPRIGFHFDDFGHGPGNVVVTQSGSDICPVAVRVDRSQPHAGVQFANAQFMSTIEVGPHNQGPVKLANCGFWGTAATREHVRLAGDSSLVLTACHFNGWDQPGKGDPCIRASGGRLVVNGCEFVDQGKRAVVLEKGLKAATIFGCTLRGPQAITDQSGADVQIGLNTSH
- a CDS encoding aldo/keto reductase; this encodes MKKKSLGSSGLTASIVGLGAWVLGGGQTWGKDTDDAESVRTIQAALDLGINLIDTAPGYGWGRSERVVGRALKGRRDKAIVATKCGMWWEDTRGSFFAEMDGRKVNRSLRPDTIRIEIENSLRRLDTDCIDLYQTHWPSVPPDFTPIADTMAVLLKLKEQGKIRAIGVSNVSLDELRENVRCGAIASDQFRYSMLHREAERDILPYCAQNHIGTLTYMSLEQGLLTGKIGMDRQFAPGEFRSNTAWNDWLIPANRQRVIALLASWEDLTTKYRCTLSQLVIAWTAAQPGVTHVLAGARNPAQLEENAKAGELDLEPADLLRIRNDVMALGEPVKA